In one Vallitalea longa genomic region, the following are encoded:
- a CDS encoding GNAT family N-acetyltransferase: MIVVHDSKHEIIAKDNSGNILGEGYINSFLASDIFNKDRVNFFIQVTSDTEDKDFLIRKYIINELIKIAHNSRKNYWEYNCRVYNCCFPNDSENIRLYSSIKGFKHDEGMYVLSCDLKNMNINKLSNIPFEIKENDFISQLDTLDFIREHNKIFRDAPYSINEIDYLKRQEGFRSITIYDKGNVIANILLLVKKDNKKYGWVEDLFVNQKYRNKGLGEYLILRGLSYFKSIYIDESRLEVWSSNKRGMNLYYKLGYEFLEETQISIGMMI, encoded by the coding sequence ATGATTGTAGTACATGATAGCAAACATGAAATAATTGCAAAAGATAATTCTGGTAATATATTAGGAGAAGGATATATAAATAGCTTTTTAGCATCAGACATTTTTAATAAAGATAGAGTTAATTTTTTTATACAAGTTACCTCTGATACAGAAGATAAAGATTTTTTGATTAGGAAATATATTATTAATGAATTAATAAAAATAGCTCATAATTCTAGAAAAAATTATTGGGAATATAATTGTAGAGTATATAATTGTTGCTTCCCTAACGATAGTGAGAACATTAGATTATATTCTAGTATTAAAGGATTCAAACATGATGAAGGGATGTATGTATTATCATGTGATTTAAAGAATATGAATATAAATAAACTATCAAATATTCCATTTGAAATAAAAGAAAATGATTTTATTTCACAACTAGATACTTTAGACTTTATTAGGGAACATAATAAAATTTTTAGAGATGCACCATATAGCATAAATGAGATTGATTACTTGAAAAGGCAGGAAGGGTTTAGAAGCATAACTATATATGATAAAGGAAATGTGATTGCTAATATTCTATTATTAGTAAAAAAAGATAATAAAAAGTATGGATGGGTTGAGGATTTATTCGTAAATCAGAAATATAGAAATAAGGGTTTAGGAGAATATCTTATTTTAAGGGGATTAAGTTATTTTAAATCAATATACATTGATGAATCAAGATTAGAAGTATGGAGTAGTAATAAGAGAGGGATGAATTTATATTATAAGTTAGGATATGAATTTCTAGAAGAAACTCAAATATCTATAGGAATGATGATATGA
- a CDS encoding peptidase E, with product MRHIFAIGGGEIRLHDTFTIDKMIVEAANKKHPNLLFIPTASGEPEGYIEVIENIYGQELGCNVETLYLIKEDADYQQIRKKIIQSDIVYVGGGDTYSMLKLWKEHKVDKLLIEAYNNGTILSGLSAGSICWFEYGHSDSDIISNRSTRFIKINGLGLIKALHCPHYNEQERIEDFEKLLSESDDIGIAIENNCAIEIFEDKYRIIKSVEDAHAYKIYKKENKIHKEELVNTDYCNLDLLLSK from the coding sequence ATGAGACATATATTTGCAATTGGTGGTGGAGAAATACGTCTTCATGATACTTTTACAATAGATAAAATGATTGTTGAAGCAGCGAATAAAAAACATCCTAACTTATTATTTATTCCTACAGCAAGTGGAGAACCGGAAGGCTATATTGAGGTAATTGAAAATATTTATGGTCAAGAACTTGGATGTAATGTTGAAACATTATATTTAATTAAAGAAGATGCTGATTATCAACAAATAAGGAAGAAAATAATCCAATCCGACATAGTGTATGTTGGTGGAGGAGACACTTATTCAATGTTGAAGTTATGGAAAGAACATAAAGTAGATAAGCTTTTAATAGAGGCATATAATAATGGTACAATATTAAGTGGATTGAGTGCAGGTTCAATATGCTGGTTTGAATATGGACATAGTGATTCGGATATTATTAGTAATAGGAGTACCAGATTTATTAAAATAAATGGACTTGGTTTAATTAAAGCATTACATTGTCCTCATTATAATGAACAAGAGAGAATAGAAGATTTTGAAAAATTGTTAAGTGAATCAGATGACATTGGTATTGCTATAGAAAACAATTGCGCTATAGAAATATTTGAAGATAAATATAGGATAATAAAAAGTGTAGAAGATGCTCATGCCTATAAAATATATAAAAAAGAAAATAAAATACATAAAGAAGAATTAGTAAATACTGATTATTGCAATTTAGATTTATTATTGAGTAAATAA